A genomic region of Mycolicibacterium poriferae contains the following coding sequences:
- the tyrS gene encoding tyrosine--tRNA ligase — protein MGSDILDELEWRGLIAQSTDRAALAEAMAGGPLTVYSGFDPTAPSLHAGHLIPLLTLRRFQAAGHRPIVLAGGATGMIGDPRDVGERTLQTADIVAEWADRIRGQLERFVEFDDSPSGALVADNLSWTGELSAIEFLRDIGKHFSVNVMLDRDTVRRRLEGEGISYTEFSYMLLQANDFVELHRRYGCTLQIGGSDQWGNIIAGVRLVRQMAGAGVHALTTPLVTDSEGKKFGKSTGGGSLWLDPTMTSPYAWYQYFVNTADADVIAYLRWFTFLSADELAELEHATAERPHERAAQRRLARELTNLVHGPQATASVEHASQALFGRGELTDMDEDTLAAALREAGNNEVAQLVPGGPDGITDLLVASGLSASKGAARRTIAEGGVSVNNVKITTDDWVPDPSDFLFGKWLVLRRGKRNIAGVLRVERG, from the coding sequence GTGGGTAGCGACATCCTTGACGAACTGGAATGGCGTGGTCTGATCGCTCAGTCCACCGATCGCGCCGCCCTTGCCGAAGCCATGGCCGGCGGGCCGCTGACGGTGTACTCCGGGTTCGACCCGACGGCGCCGAGCCTGCACGCCGGGCATCTCATCCCGCTGCTGACGCTGCGCCGCTTCCAGGCTGCCGGGCACCGGCCCATCGTGCTGGCCGGGGGAGCGACCGGGATGATCGGCGATCCGCGCGATGTGGGCGAGCGCACACTGCAGACCGCCGACATCGTCGCCGAATGGGCCGACCGCATCCGGGGACAGCTGGAACGTTTCGTGGAGTTCGACGATTCGCCGAGCGGCGCCCTGGTCGCCGACAACCTGTCCTGGACGGGTGAGTTGTCGGCGATCGAGTTCCTGCGCGACATCGGCAAGCACTTCTCGGTCAACGTCATGCTCGACCGCGATACGGTGCGGCGCCGGCTCGAGGGGGAGGGCATCTCCTACACCGAGTTCAGTTACATGCTGTTGCAGGCCAACGACTTCGTCGAACTCCATCGACGCTACGGCTGCACGCTGCAGATCGGCGGCTCGGATCAGTGGGGCAACATCATCGCGGGCGTCCGGCTGGTCCGGCAGATGGCCGGGGCCGGCGTGCATGCGCTGACCACGCCATTGGTGACCGACTCCGAGGGCAAGAAGTTCGGCAAGTCCACCGGCGGCGGCAGCCTGTGGCTGGACCCGACGATGACGAGCCCGTATGCCTGGTACCAGTACTTCGTGAACACCGCCGACGCCGACGTCATCGCCTATCTGCGGTGGTTCACCTTTCTGAGCGCCGACGAGCTGGCCGAACTGGAGCATGCGACCGCCGAGCGGCCGCATGAACGCGCCGCCCAGCGTCGACTGGCTCGTGAGCTCACCAACCTGGTGCACGGTCCGCAGGCCACGGCCTCGGTCGAGCACGCCAGCCAGGCGTTGTTCGGTCGTGGTGAGCTCACCGACATGGATGAGGACACGTTGGCCGCAGCGCTACGCGAAGCGGGCAACAACGAGGTGGCGCAATTGGTCCCGGGCGGGCCCGACGGCATCACCGATCTTCTGGTCGCCAGTGGTCTGTCGGCAAGCAAGGGCGCGGCTCGGCGCACGATCGCCGAGGGTGGCGTCTCGGTGAACAACGTGAAGATCACCACAGACGACTGGGTGCCGGATCCCTCGGACTTCCTGTTCGGCAAGTGGCTGGTGCTGCGGCGGGGCAAGCGCAACATCGCCGGCGTGCTGCGCGTCGAGCGAGGATGA
- a CDS encoding tetratricopeptide repeat protein, with protein MPNDNQGGRSDRRPHRGSDGGRPGPRRDQRPAPRHSGPQRARPAQPQHDEQSGSGAPPIPAEIEARQLAPEVRRELTTLDRSTADFVARHLVAAGELLDDDPEAALAHARAARARSTRIAAVREAVGIAAYQCGDWSQALAELRAARRMGSRSPLLALIADCERGVGRPERAIELARSDDAAQLTGDDADELRIVVAGARSDLGQHEQALAVLSTPQLDPSRTGQTAARLFYAYADTLLTLGRSEEALQWFLHAAAADLEGATDAEERITELS; from the coding sequence GTGCCCAACGACAACCAGGGCGGCCGCAGCGACCGCAGACCGCACCGCGGGTCCGACGGCGGCCGGCCGGGGCCCCGTCGCGATCAGCGCCCGGCGCCGCGGCATTCCGGTCCGCAGCGGGCTCGCCCCGCGCAGCCCCAGCACGACGAGCAATCCGGCAGCGGCGCACCGCCGATCCCTGCCGAGATCGAGGCCAGGCAGCTCGCGCCCGAGGTGCGCCGCGAACTGACGACGTTGGACCGCAGCACCGCCGACTTCGTCGCTCGACACCTGGTGGCAGCGGGCGAGTTGCTCGACGACGACCCCGAAGCCGCACTGGCGCACGCACGGGCCGCCCGGGCCCGCTCGACGCGTATCGCCGCTGTCCGGGAGGCGGTGGGCATCGCCGCCTATCAGTGTGGCGACTGGTCGCAGGCGCTGGCCGAGCTGCGGGCGGCACGTCGCATGGGGAGTCGCTCACCGCTGTTGGCGCTCATCGCCGACTGCGAGCGCGGGGTGGGCCGCCCGGAGCGAGCCATCGAACTCGCCCGCAGCGACGACGCCGCCCAGCTCACCGGTGACGATGCCGACGAGCTACGCATCGTGGTGGCCGGTGCCCGTTCGGATCTGGGCCAGCACGAGCAGGCGCTGGCGGTGTTGTCCACACCGCAACTCGATCCGTCGCGCACCGGGCAGACCGCGGCTCGGCTGTTCTACGCCTACGCCGACACGCTCCTGACGCTGGGCAGGTCCGAGGAGGCGCTCCAGTGGTTCCTGCACGCGGCGGCCGCCGACCTCGAGGGCGCAACTGATGCCGAAGAGCGCATCACGGAGCTGTCCTGA
- a CDS encoding HAD-IIA family hydrolase, with product MSILAQQHDCLLLDLDGTAFRGHQPTPGAVETLAGLDSRILFVTNNASRDAAQVAEHLNELGFTARPQDVVTSAQSAARLLADQLAPNDRVLVVGTDALAGEVSGVGLTPVRQFADEPVAVVQGHSTETGWAQLAEAALAIRAGALWVAANVDKTLPSERGLLPGNGSMVAALRTATDVEPQVAGKPSPVLMSDALARGDFQSPLVIGDRLDTDIAGANATELPSLMVLCGVNTAADVIWAVPHERPDYLGEDLRALLAEADTLRVSPHPAWRIELDGSTVTVHATGDAPGDSLSVVRAVAAAVWTAGRDGDDRRGLIAGADETARQAVQRWSLAPPTID from the coding sequence GTGAGCATCCTTGCCCAGCAGCATGATTGCCTGCTGCTCGACCTCGACGGCACCGCATTTCGCGGCCATCAGCCGACCCCGGGGGCAGTGGAAACGCTGGCCGGCCTGGACTCCCGGATCCTGTTCGTCACGAACAACGCCTCCCGGGACGCGGCGCAGGTAGCCGAGCATCTCAACGAGCTGGGCTTCACCGCCCGCCCGCAGGATGTCGTGACCAGCGCCCAGAGCGCGGCCAGACTGCTCGCCGATCAACTGGCTCCGAACGACCGGGTGCTGGTGGTCGGCACCGACGCGCTGGCCGGGGAGGTCAGCGGCGTCGGACTGACCCCCGTGCGTCAGTTCGCCGACGAACCCGTTGCGGTCGTGCAGGGTCACTCGACCGAGACCGGTTGGGCCCAGTTGGCCGAGGCGGCACTCGCCATTCGGGCGGGGGCGCTGTGGGTGGCTGCCAATGTCGACAAGACCTTGCCCTCGGAGCGGGGGCTGCTTCCCGGCAATGGATCGATGGTCGCCGCGCTGCGCACCGCCACCGACGTGGAACCCCAGGTGGCCGGCAAACCGTCACCGGTGCTGATGTCAGATGCGTTGGCCCGCGGGGACTTCCAGTCCCCGTTGGTGATCGGTGACCGCCTCGACACCGACATCGCCGGGGCCAACGCCACCGAGCTTCCCAGCCTCATGGTGCTGTGTGGAGTCAACACCGCTGCCGACGTGATCTGGGCGGTTCCGCACGAACGCCCCGACTACCTCGGCGAGGATCTGCGTGCGCTGCTCGCTGAAGCCGATACGTTGCGGGTGTCGCCGCACCCGGCGTGGCGGATCGAGCTCGACGGGTCGACGGTGACGGTTCATGCCACCGGAGACGCCCCCGGCGACAGCCTGTCGGTGGTGCGCGCCGTGGCCGCCGCGGTGTGGACGGCTGGGCGCGACGGCGACGATCGCCGCGGACTGATCGCCGGCGCCGACGAGACGGCCCGACAGGCCGTGCAGCGGTGGTCGCTGGCCCCGCCCACGATCGACTAG
- a CDS encoding TlyA family RNA methyltransferase has protein sequence MTRRARVDAELVRRGLARSRQQAAELIGAGRVSIDGMRAAKAATAIPLSANLTVEGSDERTWVSRGAHKLIGALDALSIEVDGRRCLDAGASTGGFTEVLLDRGAREVVAADVGYGQLAWALRTDPRVTVMERTNVRQLAAAAIGGPVDLVVADLSFISLGTVLPALAACADPAADIVPMVKPQFEVGRDRVGPGGVVSDPALRVDAVLSVARRAAELGWSAVSVAASPLPGPAGNVEYFLRLRSDAEQDDDAVQAAVRRAVDEGPQ, from the coding sequence GTGACGCGGCGCGCTCGGGTGGACGCCGAACTGGTACGACGCGGATTGGCCCGGTCGCGCCAGCAGGCGGCCGAACTGATCGGTGCCGGACGGGTCAGCATCGATGGGATGCGTGCCGCCAAGGCCGCGACGGCCATCCCGCTCAGTGCGAATCTGACGGTCGAAGGTTCCGACGAGCGCACTTGGGTGTCACGGGGTGCACACAAGTTGATCGGCGCCCTGGATGCCTTGTCGATCGAGGTGGACGGGCGCCGCTGTCTGGATGCCGGCGCCTCCACCGGCGGTTTCACCGAGGTATTGCTCGATCGAGGCGCCCGCGAGGTCGTCGCCGCCGACGTCGGTTACGGCCAGCTGGCATGGGCGTTGCGCACCGACCCGCGGGTGACCGTCATGGAACGCACCAACGTCCGGCAACTGGCTGCAGCGGCCATCGGCGGCCCGGTCGACCTCGTCGTCGCGGACCTGTCGTTCATCTCGCTGGGCACCGTGCTCCCCGCACTGGCCGCGTGCGCCGATCCGGCGGCCGATATCGTTCCCATGGTGAAGCCGCAGTTCGAGGTCGGCAGGGACCGCGTCGGGCCCGGAGGCGTCGTCTCCGACCCGGCGCTGCGTGTCGACGCCGTACTCTCGGTGGCCCGGCGTGCCGCCGAACTGGGCTGGTCCGCCGTGTCCGTGGCGGCCAGCCCGCTACCGGGGCCCGCCGGCAACGTGGAGTACTTCCTGCGGCTGCGCAGTGACGCCGAGCAGGACGACGACGCCGTGCAGGCCGCGGTGCGCCGCGCCGTCGACGAGGGGCCGCAGTGA
- a CDS encoding NAD kinase: MTGPDTPRTILLVVHTGRDDATEVARRVEKVLGDNGIALRVLSAEAVDRGPVHLAPDDMRALGIDIEVVDAEERAAEGCELVLVLGGDGTFLRAAELARNVEIPVLGVNLGRIGFLAEAEAEAIDTVLDHVVNRDYRIEERMTLDIVVRAGGEVLDHGWALNEASLEKGPRLGVLGVVVEVDGRPVSTFGCDGVLVSTPTGSTAYAFSAGGPVLWPDLEAILVVPNNAHALFARPMVTSPDATIAIEIEAGGHAALVFCDGRREMLVPAGGRLEVTRCATPLKWIRLDSAPFTDRLVRKFRLPVTGWRGQ; this comes from the coding sequence GTGACCGGACCCGACACGCCCCGCACCATTCTGCTCGTCGTGCACACCGGCCGCGACGACGCCACCGAGGTTGCCCGCCGGGTCGAAAAGGTGCTGGGCGACAACGGGATAGCTCTGCGGGTGCTTTCGGCCGAGGCGGTCGACCGCGGCCCGGTGCATCTGGCCCCCGACGACATGCGTGCGCTCGGCATCGACATCGAGGTCGTCGACGCCGAAGAGCGAGCTGCCGAAGGGTGCGAGCTGGTGCTTGTGCTCGGTGGCGACGGCACGTTCCTGCGTGCCGCCGAACTCGCCCGCAACGTCGAAATCCCCGTCCTGGGCGTGAATCTGGGGCGGATCGGGTTCCTGGCCGAAGCCGAGGCCGAGGCGATCGACACGGTTCTGGATCACGTCGTCAACCGTGACTACCGCATCGAAGAGCGCATGACCTTGGACATCGTCGTGCGCGCCGGTGGGGAGGTGCTCGACCACGGCTGGGCGCTCAACGAGGCCAGCCTGGAAAAGGGCCCGCGTCTGGGGGTGCTCGGCGTCGTCGTGGAAGTCGACGGCCGACCCGTGTCGACGTTCGGCTGCGACGGCGTGCTGGTGTCGACGCCGACGGGGTCGACGGCTTATGCGTTCTCGGCGGGCGGTCCGGTGCTCTGGCCCGACCTGGAGGCGATTCTCGTGGTGCCCAACAACGCCCATGCGTTGTTCGCGCGCCCGATGGTGACCAGCCCGGACGCGACGATCGCGATCGAGATCGAGGCCGGAGGCCACGCGGCGTTGGTGTTCTGCGACGGCCGCCGCGAGATGCTGGTTCCCGCCGGCGGACGGTTGGAAGTGACCCGGTGCGCCACACCGTTGAAATGGATTCGCCTGGACAGCGCGCCGTTCACGGATCGACTGGTGCGCAAATTCCGGTTGCCGGTCACCGGGTGGCGCGGGCAGTAG
- the recN gene encoding DNA repair protein RecN, producing MLSEIRIESLGAISAATAEFDGGLTVLTGETGAGKTMVVTGLHLLGGSRADATKVRSGSDRAVVEGRFTTAELGAGVAARVEGILDSSGADRDDDGSVIAARSVNRDGPSRAYLGGRSVPAKSLSGFTNELLTLHGQNDQLRLMRPDQQRGALDRFADVTTQLARYRRLRDDWLAARSDLEDRRRRARELAQEADRLHFALDEIDAVTPQPGEDDALVADIRRLSELDAVRDAVQTARAALAGDGDDAVESFSAAGAVGQARSALETSNDAQLKALAEQLNAALAVLVDVSAELGRYLSELPSDASALETKLARQAELRTLTKKYAADIDGVLAWAQESRDRLAQLDVSEDTLAELARRVETLQGEVAAAAQSLTKVRVKAAKGLAKAVTEELAGLAMAGAQFSIAVTPLAARADDSAPLVLASGESVHAGRDGVDAVEFGFAAHRGSDLLPLNKSASGGELSRVMLALEVVLAASTEGTTMVFDEVDAGVGGRAAVQIGRRLARLARTHQVIVVTHLPQVAAYADIHLVVDAGLDGGGGSRAKSSCVRRLDDEDRVAELARMLAGLGESDSGRAHARDLLDAARADREQHPA from the coding sequence GTGCTATCCGAGATCCGCATCGAGTCGTTGGGCGCCATCAGCGCCGCGACCGCCGAGTTCGACGGTGGGCTGACCGTGCTCACCGGCGAGACCGGCGCAGGCAAGACCATGGTCGTCACGGGGCTGCACCTGCTCGGCGGTTCCCGCGCCGATGCGACCAAGGTCCGGTCGGGTTCAGACCGCGCCGTCGTCGAAGGCCGTTTCACCACAGCTGAACTCGGTGCGGGGGTGGCCGCGCGGGTGGAAGGGATCCTCGACTCCTCGGGCGCCGACCGCGACGACGACGGCAGTGTCATCGCCGCGAGATCGGTCAACCGGGACGGCCCCTCCCGCGCCTACCTCGGAGGTCGCTCCGTCCCGGCGAAGTCATTGAGCGGATTCACCAACGAGCTGCTGACCCTGCACGGACAGAATGACCAGCTGCGGTTGATGCGACCCGACCAGCAACGCGGCGCGCTGGACCGCTTCGCCGACGTGACCACGCAGCTGGCTCGGTACCGCCGGTTGCGCGACGATTGGCTGGCCGCCCGCAGCGACCTCGAGGATCGGCGTCGGCGTGCCCGGGAACTGGCCCAGGAGGCCGACCGTCTGCACTTTGCGCTCGACGAGATCGACGCGGTGACCCCGCAACCGGGAGAAGACGACGCGCTGGTCGCCGACATTCGCCGGCTCTCCGAACTGGACGCGGTGCGCGACGCAGTGCAGACCGCGCGTGCGGCGTTGGCCGGCGACGGTGACGATGCGGTGGAGAGTTTCTCGGCTGCCGGCGCGGTCGGGCAGGCCCGCTCGGCGCTGGAGACGAGCAACGATGCCCAGCTCAAAGCGTTGGCTGAGCAACTCAATGCTGCGTTGGCGGTCCTGGTCGACGTATCCGCGGAACTGGGGCGCTACCTGAGTGAACTGCCCTCGGATGCCAGCGCGTTGGAGACCAAGCTGGCCCGCCAGGCCGAATTGCGCACGCTGACCAAGAAATACGCCGCCGACATCGACGGTGTGCTCGCCTGGGCGCAGGAGTCACGCGATCGGCTCGCCCAGCTCGACGTGTCCGAGGACACCCTGGCCGAGTTGGCCCGCCGGGTCGAGACCTTGCAGGGCGAGGTGGCCGCAGCGGCGCAGAGCCTGACCAAGGTGCGGGTCAAGGCCGCCAAAGGGCTGGCCAAAGCGGTGACCGAAGAGCTGGCCGGGTTGGCGATGGCCGGCGCGCAGTTCAGCATCGCGGTCACACCGCTGGCCGCCCGCGCTGATGACAGCGCCCCGTTGGTCCTGGCGTCGGGGGAGTCGGTGCACGCCGGCCGCGACGGCGTGGACGCGGTGGAGTTCGGCTTCGCCGCCCACCGGGGCTCGGACCTGCTGCCGCTGAACAAGAGCGCATCCGGTGGCGAGCTGTCGCGGGTGATGTTGGCCCTGGAGGTGGTCCTGGCGGCGTCCACCGAGGGCACGACCATGGTGTTCGACGAGGTCGACGCCGGAGTGGGAGGGCGTGCCGCCGTGCAGATCGGTCGCCGGTTGGCCCGCCTGGCGCGCACCCATCAGGTCATCGTGGTCACCCATCTGCCGCAGGTCGCCGCCTACGCCGACATCCATCTGGTCGTCGATGCCGGCCTCGACGGTGGGGGCGGCAGCCGCGCGAAGTCCAGTTGTGTGAGACGCCTCGACGACGAGGACCGGGTCGCCGAGCTGGCTCGCATGCTGGCCGGGCTCGGGGAGTCCGACAGCGGCCGTGCTCACGCGCGGGACTTGCTCGACGCGGCACGCGCAGACCGGGAGCAACATCCCGCCTGA
- the steA gene encoding putative cytokinetic ring protein SteA, translated as MKMSALLSRNASSRPGITGTARVDRDIDKLLRRLSPGDIAVMDAQDLDRVTADALVEANVAAVVNASSSITGRYPNLGPEVLVANGITLVDETGDDVFKKIKDGARIRINEGGLYSGDRRLALGTERTDADIHELMQEAKGGLVAHLEAFAGNTIEFIRSESPLLIDGIGIPDIDVDLTHRHVVVVAEEPCAAADLKALKPFIKEYQPVLVGVGGGADTLRKAGYRPALIVGDPDTISAEVLRCGAQVILPADADGHAAGLERIQDLGVGAMTFPAAGSAADLALLLCDHHGAALIVTVGHTASIEEFFDRTRQQSNPSTFLTRLKVGEKLVDAKAVATLYRSRVSGGAIALLVLAMLVAVIAALWVSRADAAVLEWVAEYWNRLTLWVQSLVA; from the coding sequence ATGAAGATGTCAGCGTTGCTGTCCCGTAATGCCAGCTCACGCCCGGGTATCACGGGCACCGCCCGCGTTGACCGCGACATCGACAAGCTCTTGCGCCGACTCAGCCCCGGTGACATCGCCGTGATGGACGCGCAGGACCTCGATCGCGTCACCGCCGACGCGCTCGTCGAGGCGAACGTGGCTGCCGTGGTCAACGCGTCGTCCTCGATCACCGGCCGCTACCCCAACCTCGGCCCCGAGGTCCTGGTGGCCAACGGCATCACCCTGGTCGACGAGACCGGCGACGACGTCTTCAAGAAGATCAAAGACGGCGCCCGAATCCGGATCAACGAAGGCGGGCTGTATTCCGGTGACCGCCGCCTGGCCCTGGGCACCGAACGCACCGACGCTGATATCCACGAGCTGATGCAGGAAGCCAAGGGCGGCCTGGTCGCCCACCTGGAGGCCTTCGCGGGCAACACCATCGAGTTCATCCGCAGCGAGAGCCCACTGCTGATCGACGGCATCGGCATTCCCGACATCGACGTCGACCTGACCCATCGGCACGTCGTGGTGGTAGCCGAGGAGCCCTGTGCCGCAGCCGACCTCAAAGCGCTCAAGCCGTTCATCAAGGAGTACCAGCCGGTGCTGGTCGGCGTCGGCGGCGGTGCCGACACGCTCCGCAAAGCGGGTTACCGCCCCGCGCTGATCGTGGGCGACCCCGACACGATCAGCGCCGAGGTGCTGCGCTGTGGCGCCCAGGTGATCCTGCCCGCCGACGCCGACGGCCACGCTGCCGGCCTGGAACGCATCCAGGACCTCGGAGTGGGCGCGATGACGTTCCCGGCGGCCGGTTCCGCTGCCGACCTCGCCCTGCTGCTGTGCGATCACCACGGCGCCGCGCTGATCGTCACCGTCGGACACACCGCCTCGATCGAGGAGTTCTTCGACCGCACCCGTCAGCAGAGCAACCCGTCGACCTTCCTGACCCGGCTCAAGGTCGGCGAGAAGCTGGTCGACGCCAAAGCCGTTGCCACGCTGTATCGCAGCCGGGTGTCCGGCGGCGCGATCGCCCTGTTGGTGCTGGCGATGCTCGTGGCCGTGATCGCCGCATTGTGGGTCTCCCGCGCCGATGCGGCGGTGCTGGAGTGGGTCGCCGAATACTGGAACCGCCTCACCCTCTGGGTGCAGAGCCTGGTCGCCTAG
- a CDS encoding copper transporter: protein MISLRSHAISLAAVFLALAIGVALGSGLLSNTVLSGLRDDKNEMQNQIDTLTDERNALTEKLSAANDFDAQMAPRIVSSALADKSVVVFRTPDAADDDVDAVSRLVTDAGGRVTGTIGLTQEFVDANSAEKLLSVVNSPIVPAGAQLNSATVDQGSQAGDLLGIALLTAGPDTPPVDDTQRDTVLAALRDTGFISYGPERVGAADTALVVTGGALGEDAGNQGATVARFSGGLAQHGAGTVLAGRDGSASGTAAIAVTRSDEALASTVSTVDDVGSSAGRITSVLALSALIDGREPGQFGIGPGADAVTVPR from the coding sequence GTGATCTCGTTGCGTTCGCATGCCATCTCCCTCGCCGCGGTGTTTCTGGCGCTGGCCATCGGGGTCGCGCTGGGGTCGGGGCTGCTGTCGAACACCGTGCTCTCGGGACTGCGCGACGACAAGAACGAGATGCAGAACCAGATCGACACGCTCACCGACGAGCGCAACGCGCTCACCGAAAAGCTCAGTGCAGCCAACGATTTCGATGCGCAAATGGCTCCGCGCATCGTCAGCAGTGCGCTCGCGGACAAGTCGGTGGTGGTCTTCCGCACTCCCGACGCCGCAGACGACGACGTGGACGCGGTATCACGTCTGGTCACTGACGCCGGCGGCCGGGTGACCGGCACGATCGGATTGACCCAGGAGTTCGTCGACGCCAACTCCGCGGAGAAGCTGCTGTCGGTGGTCAATTCGCCGATCGTGCCCGCGGGCGCACAACTGAACTCCGCGACGGTCGACCAAGGCTCTCAAGCCGGAGATCTGCTGGGCATCGCCCTGCTGACCGCGGGCCCTGACACCCCGCCGGTCGATGACACCCAACGGGACACCGTGCTCGCCGCGCTGCGCGACACCGGCTTCATCAGCTACGGCCCCGAGCGGGTCGGCGCGGCCGACACCGCGTTGGTGGTCACTGGCGGCGCCCTCGGCGAGGACGCGGGCAATCAGGGTGCCACTGTGGCCCGGTTCTCCGGCGGCCTGGCCCAACATGGGGCCGGCACCGTGCTGGCCGGCCGGGATGGTTCGGCCTCGGGGACCGCGGCGATCGCTGTAACCCGCTCGGATGAGGCCCTGGCCAGTACCGTCAGCACCGTCGACGACGTCGGCAGCAGCGCGGGCCGCATCACCTCCGTGCTCGCCCTGAGCGCTCTGATCGATGGTCGCGAGCCCGGCCAGTTCGGCATCGGCCCGGGCGCCGACGCCGTCACGGTGCCCCGCTGA
- a CDS encoding CTP synthase: MPALRKHPQTATKHLFVTGGVVSSLGKGLTASSLGQLLTARGLQVTMQKLDPYLNVDPGTMNPFQHGEVFVTEDGAETDLDVGHYERFLDRNLSGSANVTTGQVYSSVIAKERRGEYLGDTVQVIPHITDAIKERVLAMAEADSDGNRPDVVITEIGGTVGDIESLPFLEAARQVRHEVGRENCFFLHCSLVPYMAPSGELKTKPTQHSVAALRSIGITPDALILRCDRDVPEPLKNKIALMCDVDVDGCISTPDAPSIYDIPKVLHREELDAYVVRRLNLPFRDVDWTQWNDLLRRVHEPRETVRVALVGKYIDLSDAYLSVAEALRAGGFAHHARVEMRWVASDDCETDAGAAAALADVDGVLIPGGFGIRGIEGKIGAIRYARRRKLPVLGLCLGLQCIVIEAARSVGLTEANSAEFDPATPDPVISTMADQRDAVAGEADLGGTMRLGAYPAMLDAGSVVAKAYDATEVSERHRHRYEVNNLYRDKIAESGLRFSGTSPDGHLVEFVEYPPEVHPFLVGTQAHPELKSRPTRPHPLFVAFIGAAVDYKNEERLPVEMPEMPAHGSNGAEHALEDAPTRG; encoded by the coding sequence TTGCCCGCGCTACGCAAGCACCCGCAAACCGCGACAAAGCATCTCTTCGTCACCGGTGGCGTGGTCTCCTCGCTGGGCAAGGGTCTGACGGCTTCCAGCCTCGGTCAGCTGCTCACCGCGCGCGGCCTGCAGGTGACGATGCAGAAGCTCGATCCCTACCTCAACGTCGACCCCGGCACCATGAACCCGTTCCAGCACGGTGAGGTGTTCGTCACCGAGGACGGCGCCGAAACCGACCTCGACGTCGGTCACTACGAGCGCTTCCTGGACCGCAACCTGTCCGGTTCGGCCAATGTGACCACCGGCCAGGTGTATTCGTCGGTCATCGCCAAGGAGCGCCGCGGCGAGTACCTCGGCGACACCGTGCAGGTCATCCCGCACATCACCGATGCGATCAAGGAACGCGTGCTGGCCATGGCCGAGGCCGACAGCGACGGCAACCGCCCGGACGTGGTGATCACCGAGATCGGTGGCACCGTCGGTGACATCGAGTCGCTGCCGTTCCTGGAGGCGGCCCGCCAGGTGCGCCACGAGGTGGGCCGGGAGAACTGCTTTTTCCTGCACTGCTCGCTGGTGCCCTACATGGCGCCCTCCGGCGAGCTGAAGACCAAGCCGACGCAGCATTCGGTGGCCGCGCTGCGCAGTATCGGTATCACCCCGGACGCGCTGATCCTGCGCTGTGACCGTGACGTCCCCGAACCCCTCAAGAACAAGATCGCCCTGATGTGCGACGTCGACGTCGACGGGTGCATCTCCACCCCGGACGCGCCGTCGATCTACGACATCCCCAAGGTGCTGCACCGAGAAGAGCTCGACGCCTACGTGGTGCGGCGGCTCAATCTGCCCTTCCGGGACGTCGACTGGACGCAGTGGAACGACCTGCTGCGCCGGGTGCACGAGCCTCGTGAAACGGTGCGGGTGGCCCTGGTCGGCAAGTACATCGACCTGTCCGACGCCTACCTGTCGGTGGCCGAGGCGTTGCGTGCCGGTGGGTTCGCCCACCACGCGCGGGTGGAGATGCGCTGGGTGGCCTCCGACGACTGCGAGACCGACGCCGGGGCGGCGGCGGCGCTGGCCGACGTCGACGGGGTGCTGATTCCCGGCGGGTTCGGCATCCGCGGCATCGAGGGCAAGATCGGCGCGATCCGCTATGCCCGCCGGCGCAAGCTGCCCGTCCTCGGCCTGTGCCTGGGGTTGCAGTGCATCGTGATCGAAGCCGCCCGCTCGGTGGGTCTGACCGAAGCCAACTCGGCGGAGTTCGACCCCGCCACCCCGGACCCGGTGATCTCCACGATGGCCGACCAGCGCGACGCCGTGGCCGGTGAAGCCGACCTGGGCGGCACGATGCGCCTGGGTGCCTACCCGGCCATGCTGGACGCGGGGTCGGTGGTCGCCAAGGCCTACGACGCGACCGAGGTGTCCGAACGGCACCGCCACCGCTACGAGGTCAACAACCTCTACCGCGACAAGATCGCCGAGAGTGGGCTGCGCTTCTCCGGCACGTCGCCCGACGGTCACCTCGTCGAGTTCGTCGAATACCCGCCGGAGGTGCACCCGTTCCTGGTGGGCACCCAGGCCCACCCCGAGCTCAAGAGCCGGCCCACCCGCCCGCACCCACTGTTCGTCGCGTTCATCGGCGCGGCGGTGGACTACAAGAACGAAGAGCGTCTGCCTGTGGAGATGCCGGAGATGCCCGCCCACGGCTCCAACGGCGCCGAGCACGCTCTCGAGGACGCGCCGACCCGTGGCTGA